The Haloarcula laminariae genomic sequence AGCGGGCCGACGAGATTCGGACGATGGCTCGCGAGGGCGAGTTATAGCGAGGGACCGACTGAAAGGAGGTCCCTCGACGGAGCACAGCGGTGACCGGAGGGAGCCACGAGCCCTTCTAGAACAGGGCAACTACGGCTGCTGCCAGTCGTCTATCTGCTCCGTCCGCAGTTCCGACCGGGAGTGCCACTCCCGGGGTCGGACCGCGATGACGACACCGGCGAGGTAGACGAGCGCGACGGCGGCCGTGACGACGGCCCCCGGCACCATTCCGATGGCCGCGCTCGCCGGCCAGTCGGCCCCGCCGGCGAACGCGGTCACGCGGATGATCCACGCGGCGTTCACGACGGAAAAGAGCGCCAGATACACCCGCCGAAGCCGGTGGGCCAGGGCTTCCTCGAAGGGTATCTTCACCGTCGGCTGGCGGTAGTCGTCACTCAGCTTCCGTCGCCACTCCCGGTCGCTTACGTCGCGGCTCGGGTCCAGTCCGGGCGCCCAGACGTTCTCCTGGACGAGCCTGACCCGGGAGCGCCACACGTCGAACCCGCGGTACCGGTGGGCCTCGATGCCGAGGAAGACGCCGAGCGTGACCAGTCCCACGAGTACCAGGTAGTGTGGGTTAGCCGGGTCCGAGAAGGCCCACGTGAGGATAGCCGCGATGACCGTCACCGCCCAGTTGGTCGTCCGGTCGAGCCGTTCGCGCCAGCGGGTCATCCGGTGGACCTCGCCGCGGTAGAGATGAGCCAACGAGGAGCTTGGCCCCATCTCCCGCTCGAACAACCCCGCGCCGAGGCGCCGTTCGCGCTCGCCACTGGGGTCGAACTGCTCGGGCTGGTCTCGCTGGTCGTCGTAGTCGCTCATCCCGATTCCTCACCGAACTTATCCCTGAATTCGTGGATGAGCTGTCCCATCTTCGCGTAGTAGTCGTTGAGCTCCCGCTGCATCTGGTCGGCGATAGCGTCGGGGTCGCGGGGCTCGTAGACGTGGTGGTAGCTGCTGCCGTCGCCGCTGACCTGGCGTTGTTCGACGAGGTCAGCCTCCAACAGGCGCTGTACTGAACGGTAGGCCGTGGTCCGGTCGCGGTCGACACGCTCGGCGAGAT encodes the following:
- a CDS encoding DUF2270 domain-containing protein; its protein translation is MSDYDDQRDQPEQFDPSGERERRLGAGLFEREMGPSSSLAHLYRGEVHRMTRWRERLDRTTNWAVTVIAAILTWAFSDPANPHYLVLVGLVTLGVFLGIEAHRYRGFDVWRSRVRLVQENVWAPGLDPSRDVSDREWRRKLSDDYRQPTVKIPFEEALAHRLRRVYLALFSVVNAAWIIRVTAFAGGADWPASAAIGMVPGAVVTAAVALVYLAGVVIAVRPREWHSRSELRTEQIDDWQQP
- a CDS encoding helix-turn-helix domain-containing protein, translated to MPEAIRTQLEADVQCDYLLDCFHGLTELDRTCFERLVASSEALTVDDLAERVDRDRTTAYRSVQRLLEADLVEQRQVSGDGSSYHHVYEPRDPDAIADQMQRELNDYYAKMGQLIHEFRDKFGEESG